In Helicoverpa armigera isolate CAAS_96S chromosome 20, ASM3070526v1, whole genome shotgun sequence, one DNA window encodes the following:
- the LOC110377361 gene encoding juvenile hormone esterase: protein MTSHVLALAFLLHACTALAWPGAASRSVDAYLDCGRVRGVQRSAHGFKFASFLGVPYAKQPIGDLRFKELEPLEHWDDVFNATSEGPICFQTDILYGRIMAPSEMSEACIYANIHVPLHALPEFTDRQRDWTPGLPILVFIHGGGFAFGSGHQDLHGPEYLVSKNTIVITFNYRLNVFGFLSMNTTKIPGNAGLRDQVTLLRWVQRNAKHFGGDPNNVTIAGQSAGAAAAHLLTLSKAAKGLFKRAILMSGTGISSFFSMSPAYAAHISNQLLFVLGIKDTDPEEIHRKLIDLPAEKLSDANAALLEQFGLTTFVPTVESPLPGVTTIIDDDPEILIAKGRGKNIPLLVGFTSTECETFRNRLINFGFVNKIKDNPAIIIPPRVLLMTPPQLVMDLKESIERRYYNDSISIDNFVKSCSDGFYEYPALKLAQKRAETGGAPLYLYRFAYEGQSSIIKEVMELDYDGAGHIEDLTYVFRTNSVVEAPGATAPSKDDVKMKNLMTSYFVNFMKCSKPICEDNNSLEKWPAGDGMQYEDIVSPDMVRSKEFSSRQQDIIEFFDSLTSGSQL from the exons CGTGCACAGCGCTGGCGTGGCCGGGCGCGGCGTCGCGCAGCGTGGACGCCTATCTGGACTGCGGTAGAGTCAGAGGCGTGCAGCGCTCCGCTCATGGCTTCAAGTTCGCCAGCTTCCTAGGAGTGCCCTACGCTAAGCAGCCCATTGGAGACCTAAGGTTTAAG GAGCTCGAACCTCTAGAACATTGGGATGATGTGTTCAACGCCACAAGTGAAGGACCCATCTGCTTCCAAACAGACATATTATACGGGAGGATCATGGCGCCCAGCGAGATGAGCGAAGCTTGCATATACGCCAACATTCATGTTCCACTGCACGCCCTCCCAGAGTTCACAGACCGACAGAGGGACTGGACACCTGGACTGCCAATCTTAGTATTCATACATGGTGGAGGATTTGCCTTCGGCTCCGGCCACCAAGATCTACACGGACCAGAATATTTGGTCAGCAAGAACACCATCGTCATCACATTTAATTACAG ATTGAACGTCTTCGGTTTCCTATCCATGAATACGACAAAAATCCCCGGCAACGCTGGTCTCCGAGACCAGGTGACCTTGTTGCGCTGGGTGCAAAGAAACGCTAAGCATTTCGGAGGAGACCCCAACAACGTCACTATAGCGGGGCAGAGCGCTGGTGCAGCAGCCGCGCATCTATTGACTCTGTCTAAAGCTGCTAAAGGTCTTTTCAAAAG AGCAATTTTGATGAGCGGAACAGGAATAAGCTCATTCTTCAGCATGTCTCCAGCTTACGCGGCTCACATTTCGAATCAATTGCTGTTTGTCCTTGGCATCAAAGATACGGACCCCGAGGAAATACATAGGAAGCTCATCGACCTACCAGCAGAGAAACTCAGCGATGCTAACGCCGCTCTACTGGAACAATTTGGCCTGACAACCTTCGTCCCTACTGTGGAATCCCCACTACCTGGAGTTACAACCATTATTGACGATGATCCAGAAATTTTAATAGCTAAAGGACGCGGCAAGAACATTCCTCTCTTAGTAGGATTTACCAGCACAGAATGCGAGACATTCCGCAATCGACTAATCAACTTTGGTTTCGTCAATAAGATTAAGGACAATCCTGCAATCATAATACCGCCCAGAGTTTTATTAATGACACCACCACAGCTAGTGATGGATTTGAAAGAGTCTATTGAGAGAAGGTACTATAACGATTCAATAAGTATAGATAACTTTGTGAAATCATGTTCGGATGGCTTCTATGAGTACCCTGCATTGAAACTGGCGCAAAAACGTGCTGAGACTGGTGGAGCTCCACTGTACTTGTACCGGTTCGCGTACGAGGGTCAGAGCAGCATCATCAAGGAGGTAATGGAGCTGGACTACGATGGCGCTGGCCACATTGAGGACCTGACCTATGTATTCAGGACGAACTCTGTAGTTGAAGCGCCGGGCGCAACTGCGCCATCTAAGGATGACGTGAAAATGAAGAATCTAATGACGAGCTACTTCGTCAACTTTATGAAGTGCAG TAAACCGATCTGCGAAGACAATAACTCATTGGAGAAGTGGCCGGCGGGCGACGGCATGCAATACGAAGACATTGTGTCCCCCGACATGGTCAGATCCAAGGAGTTCTCCTCCAGACAGCAGGACATCATCGAATTCTTCGACAGCTTGACCAGTGGGAGCCAGCTTTAA